CGGGAAGATCTACCTCGAGGAGATGCAGATCACCGAGCAGCAGTTCCGCGAATTCCAGCAGGTGCGCGTCGTGGCCTGCGGCACCAGCTGGCACGCCGGGCTCGCCGGAAAGTTCATGATCGAGCGCCTGGCGCGCCTCCCCGCGGAGGTGGATTACGGCAGCGAATTCCGTTACCGCGACCCCATCCTCGACTCCCGCACCCTCACGGTGTGCATCAGCCAGTCCGGCGAGACCGCGGACACCCTGGCAGCGCAGCGCGAAGCCAAGCAGAAGGGCTCGCCGACGCTGGCCATCTGCAACGTTATGGGCTCGATGATTACCCGCGAGGCCGCGGGGACCATCCTCACGCATGCCGGTCCGGAGATTGGCGTCGCTTCCACCAAGGCGTTCACCGCGCAGCTCGCCGCGCTGGTGCTGCTGGCCATGCGCCTCGGCCAGGCCCGCGGCACGCTCTCCGGCGAAACCGCCAAGGCCCTGCTGCAGGAGTTCACCCGCATCCCCCACAAGATCGAAACCATCCTGCAGGGGGATGAGGCCGGAATCTACGAATCGCTCGCGCGACTCTTCTTCCGCCACACCGATTTTCTCTATCTCGGCCGCGGCATCCATTACCCCATCGCCCTCGAAGGCGCGCTCAAGCTCAAAGAGATCTCCTACATCCACGCCGAAGGCTACCCGGCGGGTGAGATGAAACACGGGCCCAACGCCCTGATCGACGAAAATCTTCCCGTGGTGGTGCTGGCCACGCGCGATGAGACCGACCGCGACTCCATGACCCTCTATGAGAAGAGCGTCTCGAACATCCAGGAAGTGAAGGCGCGCGACGGCATCGTCATCTCCATCGTCACCGCCGGCGACCATCTCGCGCGCTCCGCTTCCGACCACCTGATCGAGATTCCTCCGGCGCCGGAGCTGCTTTCGCCCATTCTGGAGATCATCCCCTTGCAACTGCTGGCCTATCACATCGCGGTGCGCCGGGGCTGCGACGTGGACCAACCCCGCAACCTCGCCAAATCCGTCACCGTGGAATAACCGGGCGCAGGCAGGCGGTTCCTGCCCTGCCGGCAGCCTCTGCTCCCGGTAAAGAAAAACACCTCGCTTCCCCGCAAGTTTCGTAGAATCAAAGTCACCATGCTACGCCGCGCGCGCATCTCGCTCCGGCTGTGCGGCTTGCTGCTGCTTCTGGCGGCAGTCCCGCTGCGCGCGGCCAATCCCCAGGAAGCCGCCAAGGCCATCCTCTCGAAAATCACTCTCACGGGACTGCAGACGCTGTCCGCGGAGCAGCTTCTCCCTGAAACCGGATTGAAGATCGGGGACCTCGCCGGGCGCGAGGACCTGCAGGAGGCCGCCAACCGCCTGCTGCAACTGGGCCTGTTCACGAAGGTCAGCTACGAATTCCGCACTCTTCCCGAGGGCCTCACGGTCAATTTCCGCGCCGAAGAGGCGCCGCGCGTCCCGGTCTTCTTCGACAATGTGCCGTGGTTCGCCGATAGCGAGCTCACCGAGGCCATCCGCAAGGCCCTTCCCTTCTACGACGGCACCGCGCCGGAGGACGGAACCGTGGTCGAGCGCATCGCCGGCGCGCTGCGCCAGCTTCTGGAGGCGCACCAACTGCACGTCGCCGTGGAGCACCAGTTGCTGGCCAGCCCCCTGGGCGACGGCAGGGTGCAGGAGCTGCGCATCAGCGGAACGTCTCTGCAGATCGCGCGCATCGATTTTTCTGATCCGGAAGCGGCTGCGTCGCCCGCTCTGCAGCAGCACATCTCCGAACTTCTCGGCAAGCCCTACTCGCGCCTGGCCATCGACCTCTTCCTCGCCGAGCAGGTGCGCCCGGCCTACCTGCGCAAGGGTTTTCTGCGCGTGCAGCTGGGCCCGCCGGAGATTCGCCTGAGCGGGCCGCCGGCCCAGACGCTGCCCCAGTCGGTGCCCGTGTACGTTCCGGTGACGCCCGGTCCGGTATACCGCTGGCAGGGCGCGCAATGGTCGGGGAATACAGCGCTGTCCGCGGCGGCGCTGCAGGACCGCCTCGGGCTCGAACCCGGCGACATTGCCGACGGGCTGGCCATCGAGGCGGGATGGGACCGTGTCCGCGAGGAGTACGGCCACCGCGGCTACCTGGACGTGCGCCTCAACCTCCTGCCGGTCTTCGACGACCAGGCCCACACGCTTTCCTACCGCCTCACGGTCACGGAAGGCCCGCAATACCGCTACGGCAAGCTGGTCCTAACCGGCGTGTCGCTGGCCGCGGAAAAGCGCATCCGCGCCGCCTGGCCGATTCCAGAGAGAGAGATTTTCGACAAGCTCAAGTTCGAAGAATTTCTCGGCAAGTTGCAGCGCCACGGCGAAGAGATCTTCGGCGACCTGCCCGTGCATTACGGCGAAGTGGGACACTGGCTGCGCACGGACGCCGAATCCCGGATTGTGGACGTTCTTCTCGATTTCAAGTAGCCCCGGCGATAGCTTGAAATTGTCCTGCCCGCGGCGTACCCCGGGAAAACCAATGCGTTATACTAAGCGGCGATGACTGCCTACGTGCACATCCGCGCCAACGCAGCGGCCGGCGGTCCGGCCGAGGAAAAAGAACGGCTGCTGCTCGAGCAGCTCGCCGCGACTGGCTCGCTTCTGGTGGCTCTTTCCGGCGGCGCCGATTCCGCCTACCTCGCGTGGGCCGCGCAGCGTGCTCTGGGTCCGCGCGTGCTGGCCATTACCGCGCTCTCCGCGAGCTATTCGGCTTACGACCGCCAGCGTGTCGAGGAGTTCCTCCGCGCCGTGCCCATCGCCCACGAATTCATCCACACGCGCGAACTGGAAATCCCCGCCTACCTGGCCAACCAGCCCGACCGCTGCTACTACTGCAAGGATGAACTTTTCTCCGCCATGGACGCCCTGGCCTCCGCGCGCGCCTTCGCCGCCGTCGCCTATGGCGTGAACGCCGACGACACTCTCGATTTCCGCCCCGGGCACCGCGCCGCCGCGGAGCACCGCGTCCTGGCCCCGCTGCTCGACGCCGGCCTGCGCAAGGCCGAGATCCGCCTCCTCTCGAAGCGCGCCGGCTTGCCCACCTGGGACCGTCCGGCCTCGGCTTGTCTGGCTTCGCGGCTGCCCTACGGCACGCAGGTGACCCCCGAAAGGCTCGCTCTGGTGGAACAGGGCGAGGCGGTGCTGCGCGATCTGGGCTTCCGGCAGTTCCGCGTGCGCCTGCACGAGCAGATGGCCCGCGTCGAAATCGCGCCGGACGAGCTGCCGCGGGCTCTCGCGCCCGAGGTAGCCGCCTTACTGGCAACGCGCCTGAAGAAGCTGGGTTTCACCTATGTGACCCTGGACCTCGAAGGCTATCGTCAGGGGTCGCTCAACGAATCGCTGCCGGACGCCCCAGGATAGGAGTCTCCGCAGCCGGGGCCAGGGAACCTGGCAACGTGGATTTGCGTATCTCCCTGTGCAGGGGGCCCGCGATACCCCGTGCTGGGTCCTGAGGAGGAAGCATGCCGCTGCTGCGAAAAATCCATCTGGGTGCTGCCCTGCTCGCCCTGCCTCTCCTTCTTGCGGGATGTGGAGCCTCCGCGTCGGAACAGGGCACTTTTGAGCGCACCCTGACCGTCAGCGGACCCGTGCACCTCGGACTGGCCAACGGCGCCGGCGCCGTCGAGATCCG
This sequence is a window from Terriglobia bacterium. Protein-coding genes within it:
- the larE gene encoding ATP-dependent sacrificial sulfur transferase LarE, whose protein sequence is MTAYVHIRANAAAGGPAEEKERLLLEQLAATGSLLVALSGGADSAYLAWAAQRALGPRVLAITALSASYSAYDRQRVEEFLRAVPIAHEFIHTRELEIPAYLANQPDRCYYCKDELFSAMDALASARAFAAVAYGVNADDTLDFRPGHRAAAEHRVLAPLLDAGLRKAEIRLLSKRAGLPTWDRPASACLASRLPYGTQVTPERLALVEQGEAVLRDLGFRQFRVRLHEQMARVEIAPDELPRALAPEVAALLATRLKKLGFTYVTLDLEGYRQGSLNESLPDAPG
- the glmS gene encoding glutamine--fructose-6-phosphate transaminase (isomerizing), with amino-acid sequence MCGIVGYIGPKKVVPLILEGLKRLEYRGYDSAGIAVVGANGKMEIRRASGKLRNLEEVVAKSPIEGTYGIGHTRWATHGRPTEENAHPHRDCTGDIVVVHNGIIENYLELKEQLQREGHKFVTETDTEVVAHLVEKNSKGVPLEEAVRRSLKELRGIYALVFLSAKDPQKIVAARMGPPSVVGIGEGEYFVASDIPALLQHTREIFFLADGDIAVLTAQGVRVMDHEGKAISRPTQHVTWDPIMAEKGGYKHFMQKEIFEQPRAVRDTMLGRISQDTGKIYLEEMQITEQQFREFQQVRVVACGTSWHAGLAGKFMIERLARLPAEVDYGSEFRYRDPILDSRTLTVCISQSGETADTLAAQREAKQKGSPTLAICNVMGSMITREAAGTILTHAGPEIGVASTKAFTAQLAALVLLAMRLGQARGTLSGETAKALLQEFTRIPHKIETILQGDEAGIYESLARLFFRHTDFLYLGRGIHYPIALEGALKLKEISYIHAEGYPAGEMKHGPNALIDENLPVVVLATRDETDRDSMTLYEKSVSNIQEVKARDGIVISIVTAGDHLARSASDHLIEIPPAPELLSPILEIIPLQLLAYHIAVRRGCDVDQPRNLAKSVTVE